From Pseudomonas hormoni:
CGGAACACCAGAGGTTCGTCCACTCCGGTCCTCTCGTACTAGGAGCAGCCCCTCTCAAATCTCAAACGTCCACGGCAGATAGGGACCGAACTGTCTCACGACGTTCTAAACCCAGCTCGCGTACCACTTTAAATGGCGAACAGCCATACCCTTGGGACCGGCTTCAGCCCCAGGATGTGATGAGCCGACATCGAGGTGCCAAACACCGCCGTCGATATGAACTCTTGGGCGGTATCAGCCTGTTATCCCCGGAGTACCTTTTATCCGTTGAGCGATGGCCCTTCCATACAGAACCACCGGATCACTAAGACCTACTTTCGTACCTGCTCGACGTGTCTGTCTCGCAGTCAAGCGCGCTTTTGCCTTTATACTCTACGACCGATTTCCGACCGGTCTGAGCGCACCTTCGTACTCCTCCGTTACTCTTTAGGAGGAGACCGCCCCAGTCAAACTACCCACCATACACTGTCCTCGATCCGGATAACGGACCTGAGTTAGAACCTCAAAGTTGCCAGGGTGGTATTTCAAGGTTGGCTCCACGCGAACTGGCGTCCACGCTTCAAAGCCTCCCACCTATCCTACACAAGCAAATTCAAAGTCCAGTGCAAAGCTATAGTAAAGGTTCACGGGGTCTTTCCGTCTAGCCGCGGATACACTGCATCTTCACAGCGATTTCAATTTCACTGAGTCTCGGGTGGAGACAGCGCCGCCATCGTTACGCCATTCGTGCAGGTCGGAACTTACCCGACAAGGAATTTCGCTACCTTAGGACCGTTATAGTTACGGCCGCCGTTTACCGGGGCTTCGATCAAGAGCTTCGCGTTAGCTAACCCCATCAATTAACCTTCCGGCACCGGGCAGGCGTCACACCCTATACGTCCACTTTCGTGTTTGCAGAGTGCTGTGTTTTTAATAAACAGTCGCAGCGGCCTGGTATCTTCGACCGGCATGGGCTTACGGAGCAAGTCCTTCACCCTCACCGGCGCACCTTCTCCCGAAGTTACGGTGCCATTTTGCCTAGTTCCTTCACCCGAGTTCTCTCAAGCGCCTTGGTATTCTCTACCCAACCACCTGTGTCGGTTTGGGGTACGGTTCCTGGTTACCTGAAGCTTAGAAGCTTTTCTTGGAAGCATGGCATCAACCACTTCGTGTTCTAAAAGAACACTCGTCATCAGCTCTCGGCCTTAGAATCCCGGATTTACCTAAGATTCCAGCCTACCACCTTAAACTTGGACAACCAACGCCAAGCTGGCCTAGCCTTCTCCGTCCCTCCATCGCAATAACCAGAAGTACAGGAATATTAACCTGTTTTCCATCGACTACGCTTTTCAGCCTCGCCTTAGGGACCGACTAACCCTGCGTCGATTAACGTTGCGCAGGAAACCTTGGTCTTTCGGCGTGGGTGTTTTTCACACCCATTGTCGTTACTCATGTCAGCATTCGCACTTCTGATACCTCCAGCAAGCTTCTCAACTCACCTTCACAGGCTTACAGAACGCTCCTCTACCGCATCACCTAAGTGATACCCGTAGCTTCGGTGTATGGTTTGAGCCCCGTTACATCTTCCGCGCAGGCCGACTCGACTAGTGAGCTATTACGCTTTCTTTAAAGGGTGGCTGCTTCTAAGCCAACCTCCTAGCTGTCTAAGCCTTCCCACATCGTTTCCCACTTAACCATAACTTTGGGACCTTAGCTGACGGTCTGGGTTGTTTCCCTTTTCACGACGGACGTTAGCACCCGCCGTGTGTCTCCCATGCTCGGCACTTGTAGGTATTCGGAGTTTGCATCGGTTTGGTAAGTCGGGATGACCCCCTAGCCGAAACAGTGCTCTACCCCTACAGTGATACATGAGGCGCTACCTAAATAGCTTTCGAGGAGAACCAGCTATCTCCGAGCTTGATTAGCCTTTCACTCCGATCCACAGGTCATCCGCTAACTTTTCAACGGTAGTCGGTTCGGTCCTCCAGTTAGTGTTACCCAACCTTCAACCTGCCCATGGATAGATCGCCCGGTTTCGGGTCTATTCCCAGCGACTAGACGCCCTATTAAGACTCGCTTTCGCTACGCCTCCCCTATTCGGTTAAGCTCGCCACTGAAAATAAGTCGCTGACCCATTATACAAAAGGTACGCAGTCACCCAACAAAGTGGGCTCCCACTGCTTGTACGCATACGGTTTCAGGATCTATTTCACTCCCCTCTCCGGGGTTCTTTTCGCCTTTCCCTCACGGTACTAGTTCACTATCGGTCAGTCAGTAGTATTTAGCCTTGGAGGATGGTCCCCCCATATTCAGACAAAGTTTCTCGTGCTCCGTCCTACTCGATTTCATTGATAAGAGATTTTCGCGTACAGGGCTATCACCCACTATGGCCGCACTTTCCAGAGCGTTCCGCTAATCTCAAATCAACTTAAGGGCTAGTCCCCGTTCGCTCGCCACTACTAAGGGAATCTCGGTTGATTTCTTTTCCTCAGGGTACTTAGATGTTTCAGTTCCCCTGGTTCGCTTCTTAAGCCTATGTATTCAGCTTAAGATACCTAACTTATGTTAGGTGGGTTCCCCCATTCAGACATCTCCGGATCAAAGTCTGTTTGCCGACTCCCCGAAGCTTTTCGCAGGCTACCACGTCTTTCATCGCCTCTGACTGCCAAGGCATCCACCGTATGCGCTTCTTCACTTGACCATATAACCCCAAGCAATCTGGTTATACTGTGAAGACGACATTCGCCGAAAATTCGCGATTAAACTCACAAATTTTACCTTAGCCTGATCCGTTACCAGTGAAAGTAACGTTCAGTCTATCTTTCTATCACATACCCAAATTTTTAAAGAACGATCTAGCCAAAGACTAGAAATCAACATTCACCACCATCACGATGGAATGCTCATTTCTAAGCTTTATACAATCAGAAGCAGTAGTGGTGGAGCCAAACGGGATCGAACCGTTGACCTCCTGCGTGCAAGGCAGGCGCTCTCCCAGCTGAGCTATGGCCCCGTATTGCTACAGGATCCCACACAAAAATTGGTGGGTCTGGGCAGATTCGAACTGCCGACCTCACCCTTATCAGGGGTGCGCTCTAACCAACTGAGCTACAGACCCAATTTCGGGCTGCTTCTTATCGTCTTCTTCAATGAATCAAGCAATTCGTGTGGGAACTTATGGAGCAGCTGATGTCGTCGATTAAGGAGGTGATCCAGCCGCAGGTTCCCCTACGGCTACCTTGTTACGACTTCACCCCAGTCATGAATCACACCGTGGTAACCGTCCTCCCGAAGGTTAGACTAGCTACTTCTGGTGCAACCCACTCCCATGGTGTGACGGGCGGTGTGTACAAGGCCCGGGAACGTATTCACCGCGACATTCTGATTCGCGATTACTAGCGATTCCGACTTCACGCAGTCGAGTTGCAGACTGCGATCCGGACTACGATCGGTTTTCTGGGATTAGCTCCACCTCGCGGCTTGGCAACCCTCTGTACCGACCATTGTAGCACGTGTGTAGCCCAGGCCGTAAGGGCCATGATGACTTGACGTCATCCCCACCTTCCTCCGGTTTGTCACCGGCAGTCTCCTTAGAGTGCCCACCATTACGTGCTGGTAACTAAGGACAAGGGTTGCGCTCGTTACGGGACTTAACCCAACATCTCACGACACGAGCTGACGACAGCCATGCAGCACCTGTCTCAATGTTCCCGAAGGCACCAATCCATCTCTGGAAAGTTCATTGGATGTCAAGGCCTGGTAAGGTTCTTCGCGTTGCTTCGAATTAAACCACATGCTCCACCGCTTGTGCGGGCCCCCGTCAATTCATTTGAGTTTTAACCTTGCGGCCGTACTCCCCAGGCGGTCAACTTAATGCGTTAGCTGCGCCACTAAGAGCTCAAGGCTCCCAACGGCTAGTTGACATCGTTTACGGCGTGGACTACCAGGGTATCTAATCCTGTTTGCTCCCCACGCTTTCGCACCTCAGTGTCAGTATCAGTCCAGGTGGTCGCCTTCGCCACTGGTGTTCCTTCCTATATCTACGCATTTCACCGCTACACAGGAAATTCCACCACCCTCTACCATACTCTAGCTTGTCAGTTTTGAATGCAGTTCCCAGGTTGAGCCCGGGGATTTCACATCCAACTTAACAAACCACCTACGCGCGCTTTACGCCCAGTAATTCCGATTAACGCTTGCACCCTCTGTATTACCGCGGCTGCTGGCACAGAGTTAGCCGGTGCTTATTCTGTCGGTAACGTCAAAACAGCAAAGTATTAATTTACTGCCCTTCCTCCCAACTTAAAGTGCTTTACAATCCGAAGACCTTCTTCACACACGCGGCATGGCTGGATCAGGCTTTCGCCCATTGTCCAATATTCCCCACTGCTGCCTCCCGTAGGAGTCTGGACCGTGTCTCAGTTCCAGTGTGACTGATCATCCTCTCAGACCAGTTACGGATCGTCGCCTTGGTGAGCCATTACCTCACCAACTAGCTAATCCGACCTAGGCTCATCTGATAGCGCAAGGCCCGAAGGTCCCCTGCTTTCTCCCGTAGGACGTATGCGGTATTAGCGTCCGTTTCCGAGCGTTATCCCCCACTACCAGGCAGATTCCTAGGCATTACTCACCCGTCCGCCGCTCTCAAGAGAAGCAAGCTTCTCTCTACCGCTCGACTTGCATGTGTTAGGCCTGCCGCCAGCGTTCAATCTGAGCCATGATCAAACTCTTCAGTTCAAACATCTTTGGGTTTTTAAGAAACCCTAAACTTGGCTCAGCAATCGTTGGTTACATCTTTGATTTCTCGCGGAGTAACTTGTGATGCTGATAATCTTGTTGACTATCAGTCTGACTCCACAAGCACCCACACGAATTGCTTGATTCAGTTGTTAAAGAGCGGTTGGTTAAGATCTTTCGTCTCAACCGAGGCGCGCATTCTACAGCGTCCCCTGTATCTGTCAAGCGGTTATTTTCAGAAGTTTTCAAAGTTTCCTTTGCAACTTCAACCACTTGCGCTTCCGATCTCTCGTTAGCGGGAGGCGAATTCTACAGCGTTGTTCGCTGCTGTCAACACCTCTTTTTCTCCGCTTTCGACCGAGACGATCGAACCGTCAAAAGAGCCCAACAACACCGCCCTTTCAACTCCTCCCAGGCCTCGATGAACTGAAGCAACTCGCTGCCGAAAACTGCGTAACTCTTTGTTTGCCAAGGAGTTTTCCGTTTCGACTGCGCCGGAAGTGGGGCGAATTATAGACTTCCAGAATCTGCCGTCAACCCTTAATTACGCTTTTCTTGCTGAAGATGACTTTTTAGCAGTTAAACGTGGAATTCGGCGGGTTACAGGGGGTAGGCGCAACACTAATAGCAACGCCCCTATAGACGCATAGACCGCCCACTCCTTCAGATCGGCACGCACGATCCATAACATATGCAGCAGTCCGAGCCCGAGAACGGCATAAATCAGTCGATGCAACTTCTTCCAGCGAGGTCCCAAACGTCGCTGACTGAAGCGATTGGAGGTCAACGCCAATGCCAACAGACAAAGGAAGCCAAGCGCCCCGACAATAATGTACGGCCGTTTGCGCAACTCGACACCCAGCTGGGACCAATCGAAACCGAGAATGAACGCCGTGTAACAGCTCAAATGCAGAACCACGTAAGCGAAGCACCACAAACCCAGTTGCCGACGGACAGCAATCCACCCCGCCCAACCGGTGAGCTTCTGCAAAGGCGTCACGCTCAACGTAACAAGCAGCAGCACAAGCGTCCCCAGCCCCAACCGATCAACCAGTACCTTGCCCGGATCTGGCCCCAGCACATCCGCCCAAGCCTGATAGAGCCAAAGCAACGGCCATACCGCCGCCGCGATAAAGACGGCCACTCGCCACAACGGATATCGCATCAGTAATTCTTCCGCAGATCGAGCCCTGCATATAAAGCAGCGACTTCATCCGAGTAGCCGTTGAACATTTGCGTGTCGCGCACATTGGGCTTGAACAGACCGCTCGGCAAACGTCGTTCCCGTGCCTGGGTCCAGCGTGGATGATCGACAGTCGGGTTCACGTTGGCATAAAAGCCGTACTCGTCCGCAGCAATGCTTTGCCAGGTGGTTTTCGGCTGTTCGCTGACCAGACTGATCCGCACGATGGACTTGATGCTCTTAAAGCCATACTTCCACGGCACCACCAGACGCAGAGGCGCGCCATTCTGGTTAGGCAATTCGCGCCCATACATGCCCACCGCAAGAATCGCCAACGGGTTCATGGCCTCATCCAGGCGCAACCCTTCTACATAAGGCCAGTCGATCAAGGCAAAACCAGAGCGCTGCCCCGGCATGGTCTTCGGATCCTGCAGGGTTTCGAAGCGAATGAACCTGGCTTTGGAAGTCGGCTCGACTTCCTTGAGCAAGGCCGATATGGGAAAACCGATCCACGGGATGACCATCGACCAGGCCTCCACGCAGCGAAGACGATAAATGCGCTCCTCCAACTGGTATGGCTTCATGAAGTCTTCCAGCGCATATCGACCCGGCTTGCCCACCTCCCCGTCCACCACCACGCTCCAAGGCTCAGTTTTCAGCGCGCCAGCGTTGGCCGCCGGATCACCTTTATCGGTGCCGAATTCATAGAAGTTGTTGTAGTGGGTCGCATCCTTGAATGGCGTGATCGCTTCATCCTTGACGTTGACCGCCCCCCACTTGGTAGAAGGAAGTTTCTCGGCAAACCAGGAAGGTGCCTTGCCAGGCTCGACATCCGGATAGCGCCCGGCATCGTCCGCGCTGGCCCAGCTCGGCAAGCTGCTCACCGCTAAACCGGCAACGGCGGCACCCAGCACATTTCGACGAGATAGATAGAGGGATTCGGGCGTGACGTCCGACTCATGGCAGTCGGATGTCTTGGGGACTTTGATCAGCATGGCAACTCCGCAGCATTGGAGGACAGATGCACCAATAGACTGCGGAGTATGAGGGAAATTACGTGTTTTTGTGCCGACGAAGACGTAACAGATATTGAACCGGACCCGATGCTGCGTAGGCGAGGAAAACCAGCAGCAGGATGCGCGGCGGATCACTGAATACGACGGCGAACACCAGCACGACAGCAAGGATCGCCACAAAAGGTACGCGCCCTTTCAGGTCCAGCTCCTTGAAGCTGTTGTACTTGATGTTACTGACCATCAGCATGCCGGCGGCCGCGACCATCAGCGCTACCAGGAAAGACATCTTGGAGCCCTGGATGCCGTAATCACTGAATGCCCAGACAATGCCTGCAACCACACCCGCTGCAGCCGGACTGGCCAAGCCGATGAAGTAACGTTTGTCGGCGGTGCCCACCTGGGTGTTGAAACGAGCCAGACGCAGTGCAGCGCCAGCGACATAAATGAAGGCGACCATCCAGCCGACCTTGCCCATATCGCCCAAGGCCCAGCCAAATGCCAGCAGTGCCGGAGCGACACCGAAGGCGACCATATCGGACAGAGAGTCGTACTCGGCACCGAAGGCGCTCTGGGTGTTGGTCATACGGGCAACGCGACCGTCTAGGCCGTCGAGTACCATGGCGACAAAAATGGCGATCGCGGCAAAAGCAAAATACTTGCTCGCACCAATTGCATCACCGGCACTCAAGGCGCTCTGTGCACTCATCGAGTTGATGATGGAGTAGAACCCTGCGAACAGGTTCGCAGTGGTGAACAGATTCGGCAGAAGATAGATACCACGATGCCGGACTTTACGACCTTCAGCGTCATGCCCTTCTTCGATGTGCTCATCGATGGGCAGCAGGCTTTCGGCGTCAGAAGCCTGGTTTGGCTCTTCGGGACGTTCGCTCATGGACATTACCTTGCAACGGGGTGGAAAGTTTCGACAGGTGTCTGGGACGACGGTTCGGCCGCAAACGATGCAGCTTTATACCAGAACCGGCTCCCCAAACGAAAAAACGCGGCCTAGGCCGCGTTTTCCGTACAAGTGTGCGACTTAGTTTTTGGCTTTGTCGACGATCTTGTTGGCACCGATCCACGGCATCATGGAGCGCAGTTGCTCGCCGATGATTTCGATACCGTGAGCGGCGTTGTTACGACGCTTGGCGGTCATCGAAGGATAGCCGGTTGCGCCTTCGCTGATGAACATCTTGGCGTACTCGCCGTCCTGAATACGTTTCAGGGCGTTGCGCATGGCCTGACGGGATTCGGCGTTGATCACTTCCGGACCGGTCACGTACTCGCCGTATTCAGCGTTGTTGGAGATCGAGTAGTTCATGTTGGCGATGCCGCCTTCGTACATGAGGTCAACGATCAGCTTCAGTTCGTGCAGGCATTCGAAGTAGGCCATTTCCGGCGCGTAGCCAGCTTCAACCAGGGTTTCGAAACCGGCTTTCACCAGTTCAACGGTACCGCCGCACAGAACGGCTTGCTCGCCGAACAGGTCGGTTTCGGTCTCGTCCTTGAAGGTGGTTTCGATGATGCCGGTGCGACCGCCACCCACGCCAGCAGCGTAGGACAGTGCAACGTTTTTGGCGTTGCCGGAAGCATCCTGGTAGATAGCGATCAGGTCAGGGATACCGCCGCCCTTGACGAACTCGGAGCGTACGGTGTGGCCAGGTGCTTTCGGCGCGATCATGATCACGTCGAGGTCAGCGCGCGGAACAACCTGGTTGTAGTGGATCGCGAAACCGTGGGAGAAGGCCAGGGTGGCGCCTTTCTTGATGTTCGGCTCGATTTCGTTTTTGTACAGGGCGGACTGGAACTCGTCCGGGGTCAGGATCATGACCAGGTCGGCAGCAGCAACAGCGGAAGCAACGTCAGTCACTTTCAGGCCGTGAGCCTCGGCTTTGGCAACAGTCGCCGAACCTTTACGCAGGCCAACAGTGACATCAACGCCGGAGTCTTTCAGGTTGCACGCTTGAGCGTGACCCTGGGAGCCGTAACCGATGATGGCAACTTTCTTGCCCTGGATGATCGACAGGTCGCAGTCTTTTTCGTAATAAACTTTCATGAAATTCCCCTATATATCCAGGCCGTTCAGGCCATTCACTAATTTGGTTTAGATGCTGAGTACTTTGTCGCCGCGAGCGATACCGGTTACGCCGCTACGGACGGTTTCCAGAATCGACGCGGTGCCGATGGACTGAATGAAGCTGTCGAGCTTGTCGCTGGTACCGGTCAATTGAACGGTATACACGCTAGCGCTGACATCGACGATCTGCCCACGGTAAATATCGGTGGTGCGCTTGATCTCGGCGCGCTGGGCGCCGGTGGCCTTGACCTTGACCAGCATCAGTTCGCGCTCGATGTGAGCACTTTCCGACAGGTCGACCAGTTTGACCACTTCAATCAGCTTGTTCAGGTTCTTGGTGATCTGCTCGATGATCTCATCGTGGCCCACCGTGGTCAGCGTCAGACGCGACAGGGTCGGGTCTTCGGTTGGCGCCACGGTCAGGCTTTCGATGTTGTAGTTGCGCTGCGAGAACAGGCCGACTACACGAGACAAAGCGCCGGGTTCGTTTTCCAGAAGCAAGGAAATAATGTGCCGCATGATTAAGTACGCTCCGTCTTGCTCAGCCACATATCGCGCATGGAGCCGTCTTTGATCTGCATCGGGTAGACGTGCTCACCGGCGTCGACCTTGATGTCGATGAACACCAGACGATCCTTCATCGCAAATGCTTGCTCCATCATCGGCTTCAAATCCTTCAAGTCCGTGATGCGCATCCCGACGTGGCCGTAGGCTTCGGCCAACTTGACGAAGTCCGGCAACGATTCCATGTAGGAGTGCGAGTGACGCGCGCCGTAGCTCATGTCCTGCCACTGACGGACCATGCCGAGCACGCCGTTGTTGAGCAGGATGATCTTCACCGGCAGGTCATGCTGCAGACAAGTGGACAGCTCCTGGATGTTCATCTGGATGCTGCCTTCACCGGTCACACAGGCCACATCAGCATCGGGGAAGCTCAGCTTCACGCCCATCGCGGCCGGGAAACCGAAGCCCATCGTGCCCAGGCCGCCGGAGTTGATCCAGCGATTCGGCTTGTCGAAGCGGTAATACTGCGCCGCAAACATCTGATGTTGACCCACGTCGGAAGCCACATAGGCATCGCCCTTGGTCACTTCGTGCAAGGTCTCGATCACGGTCTGCGGCTTGATGATGCTGCCGTCGCCCTTGTTGTAGGGGAACATGTCGCGATCACCGCGCCACTCTTCAACTTGCTTCCACCAGGCAGCTACCGAGTCCTTGTTAGGGGTCTCGCCGATTTCCTTGAAGGTAGCGACCATTTCGGTCAATACACTTTCCACCGGGCCTACGATAGGAACATCGGCCTTGATGGTCTTGGAGATCGAAGCCGGGTCGATGTCGATGTGAATGATCTTGGCATTCGGGCAGAACTTCGACGCGCCGTTGATCACGCGATCGTCAAAACGCGCGCCCACAGCCATGATCACGTCGGCATGATGCATCGCCAGGTTGGCGGTGTAGCTGCCGTGCATACCGAGCATGCCAAGGAACTGGCGGTCGCTGCCCGGATAGGCGCCAAGGCCCATCAAGGTATTGGTGACCGGTGCGTTCAGCAGTTGCGCCAGCTCTGTCAACGGCGCGGAGCCGTTACCCAGAATGACGCCGCCGCCGGCATAGATGATCGGCCGCTTGGCCGCCAACAGCATTTCCACCGCTTTGCGGATCTGGCCCGAGTGACCACGAACCGCCGGGCTATAGGAACGCAGCTTGGCTTTTTTCGGGAAGATGTATTCGAACTTCTCGGCCGGGTTGGTCATGTCTTTCGGGATATCGACAACGACAGGACCAGGACGACCGGATTGCGCCAGGTAGAACGCCTTTTTCATGATCTCCGGGATTTCCGAAGCATGCTTGATCA
This genomic window contains:
- the ilvN gene encoding acetolactate synthase small subunit, with translation MRHIISLLLENEPGALSRVVGLFSQRNYNIESLTVAPTEDPTLSRLTLTTVGHDEIIEQITKNLNKLIEVVKLVDLSESAHIERELMLVKVKATGAQRAEIKRTTDIYRGQIVDVSASVYTVQLTGTSDKLDSFIQSIGTASILETVRSGVTGIARGDKVLSI
- the pssA gene encoding CDP-diacylglycerol--serine O-phosphatidyltransferase; its protein translation is MSERPEEPNQASDAESLLPIDEHIEEGHDAEGRKVRHRGIYLLPNLFTTANLFAGFYSIINSMSAQSALSAGDAIGASKYFAFAAIAIFVAMVLDGLDGRVARMTNTQSAFGAEYDSLSDMVAFGVAPALLAFGWALGDMGKVGWMVAFIYVAGAALRLARFNTQVGTADKRYFIGLASPAAAGVVAGIVWAFSDYGIQGSKMSFLVALMVAAAGMLMVSNIKYNSFKELDLKGRVPFVAILAVVLVFAVVFSDPPRILLLVFLAYAASGPVQYLLRLRRHKNT
- the msrQ gene encoding protein-methionine-sulfoxide reductase heme-binding subunit MsrQ gives rise to the protein MRYPLWRVAVFIAAAVWPLLWLYQAWADVLGPDPGKVLVDRLGLGTLVLLLVTLSVTPLQKLTGWAGWIAVRRQLGLWCFAYVVLHLSCYTAFILGFDWSQLGVELRKRPYIIVGALGFLCLLALALTSNRFSQRRLGPRWKKLHRLIYAVLGLGLLHMLWIVRADLKEWAVYASIGALLLVLRLPPVTRRIPRLTAKKSSSARKA
- a CDS encoding acetolactate synthase 3 large subunit gives rise to the protein MELLSGGEMLVRFLRDEGVKYIYGYPGGAALHIYDALFKEPAVQHILVRHEQAATHMADGYARATGKAGVVLVTSGPGATNVITGIATAYMDSIPMVILTAQVPSTMVGTDAFQETDMIGISRPIVKHSFMIKHASEIPEIMKKAFYLAQSGRPGPVVVDIPKDMTNPAEKFEYIFPKKAKLRSYSPAVRGHSGQIRKAVEMLLAAKRPIIYAGGGVILGNGSAPLTELAQLLNAPVTNTLMGLGAYPGSDRQFLGMLGMHGSYTANLAMHHADVIMAVGARFDDRVINGASKFCPNAKIIHIDIDPASISKTIKADVPIVGPVESVLTEMVATFKEIGETPNKDSVAAWWKQVEEWRGDRDMFPYNKGDGSIIKPQTVIETLHEVTKGDAYVASDVGQHQMFAAQYYRFDKPNRWINSGGLGTMGFGFPAAMGVKLSFPDADVACVTGEGSIQMNIQELSTCLQHDLPVKIILLNNGVLGMVRQWQDMSYGARHSHSYMESLPDFVKLAEAYGHVGMRITDLKDLKPMMEQAFAMKDRLVFIDIKVDAGEHVYPMQIKDGSMRDMWLSKTERT
- the ilvC gene encoding ketol-acid reductoisomerase, with the protein product MKVYYEKDCDLSIIQGKKVAIIGYGSQGHAQACNLKDSGVDVTVGLRKGSATVAKAEAHGLKVTDVASAVAAADLVMILTPDEFQSALYKNEIEPNIKKGATLAFSHGFAIHYNQVVPRADLDVIMIAPKAPGHTVRSEFVKGGGIPDLIAIYQDASGNAKNVALSYAAGVGGGRTGIIETTFKDETETDLFGEQAVLCGGTVELVKAGFETLVEAGYAPEMAYFECLHELKLIVDLMYEGGIANMNYSISNNAEYGEYVTGPEVINAESRQAMRNALKRIQDGEYAKMFISEGATGYPSMTAKRRNNAAHGIEIIGEQLRSMMPWIGANKIVDKAKN
- the msrP gene encoding protein-methionine-sulfoxide reductase catalytic subunit MsrP, which gives rise to MLIKVPKTSDCHESDVTPESLYLSRRNVLGAAVAGLAVSSLPSWASADDAGRYPDVEPGKAPSWFAEKLPSTKWGAVNVKDEAITPFKDATHYNNFYEFGTDKGDPAANAGALKTEPWSVVVDGEVGKPGRYALEDFMKPYQLEERIYRLRCVEAWSMVIPWIGFPISALLKEVEPTSKARFIRFETLQDPKTMPGQRSGFALIDWPYVEGLRLDEAMNPLAILAVGMYGRELPNQNGAPLRLVVPWKYGFKSIKSIVRISLVSEQPKTTWQSIAADEYGFYANVNPTVDHPRWTQARERRLPSGLFKPNVRDTQMFNGYSDEVAALYAGLDLRKNY